ATTCAAAGTTTCAAGTGCCTTCTTGAGATTAGACGCTGGAACTGTAAAGGTCATATCGGTAACAGAGCCGTCTTCAGATACATTTTGGACAATCATGTCCACATTGATATCAGCATCAGCAAGTTCCCCAAACACAGTAGCTGCAACACCAGGTTTATCTGAAACCCTTCGCAAAGATATCTGTGCCTCGTCTTTAACATAGGTAATCCCACTCACAATGTGGTGTTCCATAATATCTTCCTCACTGCCAATCAATGTTCCAATTGATTGTGGAATATTTCCAGAATCAATTGATTCGGGATCCTCGAAGCTTGAACGAACAAATATTTTCACCCCATGAACCATAGCCAATTCAACCGATCGAACTTGTAGTACTTTTGCTCCAAGAGATGCCATTTCAAGCATTTCTTCAAATGATACTCGATTCAAACGACGGGCAGACGATACAATGTGTGGATCACTTGTATACACACCATCAACATCCGTATAAATATCACATCGATCAGCTTTCACAACTGCTGCAAGAGCAACAGCACTGGTATCTGATCCACCTCTGCCTAATGTTGCAACCCGTTGATCCGAGCCTATCCCTTGAAATCCAGCAACAACAGCAACCTGACCATGCTCCATCTGATTAATAATGTTAGCTCCATTTATGTTTTGTATTCTAGCAGCCCCATGCTTATTATTTGTCAAAACAGGGATTTGCCATCCAAGCCAGGAACGAGCATCAACACAAATGGACTGTAGTGCAATCGCTAGAAGGCCGCTAGTAACTTGCTCCCCAGATGAAAC
Above is a genomic segment from Candidatus Endowatersipora endosymbiont of Watersipora subatra containing:
- a CDS encoding aspartate kinase, with product MARLVMKFGGTSVADLQRIYNVARHVKREYDFGHQIAVVVSAMAGRTNELVNWVNNIPNVCGSKAPTFDNCEYDTIVSSGEQVTSGLLAIALQSICVDARSWLGWQIPVLTNNKHGAARIQNINGANIINQMEHGQVAVVAGFQGIGSDQRVATLGRGGSDTSAVALAAVVKADRCDIYTDVDGVYTSDPHIVSSARRLNRVSFEEMLEMASLGAKVLQVRSVELAMVHGVKIFVRSSFEDPESIDSGNIPQSIGTLIGSEEDIMEHHIVSGITYVKDEAQISLRRVSDKPGVAATVFGELADADINVDMIVQNVSEDGSVTDMTFTVPASNLKKALETLNTSKDEIGYEIIQSGPGMVKISVIGVGMRSHPGVAASAFKALAERGINIHAITTSEIKISMLIDQSYSDLAVRTLHKQYGLDKE